One Deinococcus grandis DNA window includes the following coding sequences:
- a CDS encoding NAD-dependent epimerase/dehydratase family protein, with protein MTILVTGATGFLGGVTARTLAADGWKVRGLGRDLQRGAALEADGVRFVAADLRGADWDALLDGVEGVVHAAARSTLWGHAADFHADNVAPSAALARACARRGVRLVHVSTPSVYNATGRTEQVREDTPVGPRFDSPYARSKWQAEQAVRAALPDATILRPRGIYGVGDTSIVPRLAAALRAGRLPRLTGSEVWTELTDVRNVAHAITLALTRPAPGVFNVTDGQAIPLWATLDRLADTLGVPRPTRRVPARLLEGVAAALEFGARLHPDRPEPPLTASGVRLLTRPITLDLTRARERLGYAPVVTPEQGFADVFAALHGGAA; from the coding sequence ATGACCATTCTGGTGACGGGCGCGACCGGGTTCCTCGGCGGGGTGACCGCGCGGACCCTGGCCGCCGACGGATGGAAGGTGCGCGGCCTGGGCCGTGACCTACAGAGGGGCGCGGCGCTGGAGGCGGACGGCGTGCGTTTCGTGGCGGCCGACCTGCGCGGCGCGGACTGGGACGCCCTGCTGGATGGGGTGGAGGGGGTGGTGCACGCGGCGGCCCGCTCGACGCTGTGGGGGCACGCGGCGGACTTCCATGCGGACAACGTGGCCCCCAGCGCGGCACTGGCCCGGGCGTGCGCGCGGCGGGGCGTGCGGCTGGTGCACGTCAGCACACCCAGCGTGTACAACGCCACTGGCCGCACGGAACAGGTGCGCGAGGATACCCCGGTCGGCCCGCGCTTCGACAGCCCCTACGCCCGTAGCAAGTGGCAGGCGGAACAGGCGGTGCGTGCCGCGCTGCCCGACGCGACGATCCTGCGCCCACGCGGCATCTACGGCGTGGGGGATACCAGCATCGTGCCCCGTCTGGCCGCCGCGCTGCGTGCCGGTCGCCTGCCGCGCCTGACGGGTAGCGAGGTCTGGACGGAGTTGACCGACGTGCGCAACGTCGCCCACGCGATCACGCTGGCCCTGACCCGCCCCGCCCCCGGCGTGTTCAACGTGACCGATGGGCAGGCCATCCCGCTGTGGGCGACGCTGGACCGGCTGGCCGACACGCTGGGCGTCCCCAGACCGACCCGCCGGGTGCCCGCCCGGCTGCTGGAGGGAGTGGCGGCGGCGCTGGAATTCGGCGCGCGACTGCACCCCGACCGGCCCGAGCCGCCCCTGACCGCCAGCGGCGTGCGCCTGCTGACGCGGCCCATAACGCTGGACCTCACGCGCGCCCGCGAGCGGCTGGGGTATGCGCCGGTCGTCACGCCCGAGCAGGGTTTCGCGGACGTCTTTGCGGCCCTGCACGGAGGGGCAGCGTGA
- the tnpC gene encoding IS66 family transposase — MSEVPCPNCKRLEARVRELEAQLAEVLTELRTIKAQLARNSTTSSQPPSQDKPWQPKSERQKTGRSSGAQPDHPGKTLKMSAHPDVIVDLPVTGHCTCGQAWDDVPVDTQVARQVHDLPDLHLQVTEYRADVKICPGCRSRQRAPFPTHVTAQVQYGPRVHALTVYLNVAHFVPLERTSEILHAVCGARPSDGTIALNLNLAAERLQDFEGRLRTALTHQPVLHADETGSPVNGKLHWMHVVSCAQLTFYGQHARRGLAALEHMKVLPKYTGILVHDAWSSYFKLPAQHALCGAHLLRELRGLAEHHGQVWAGALRESLRTVYHDLNAGTLSPEARTAFERRFDELLEEGLLANPAAPPVPGRRGPTKQSHGRNLALRCQQHRAAVLLFLHDCRVPFDNNQAERDVRAWCVKRKVSGGFRSEEGGCNFARIRSYISTLQKQGLSVWEGLVSVFTGDVLMPNFNP, encoded by the coding sequence ATCAGCGAGGTCCCCTGCCCAAACTGCAAACGACTCGAGGCACGCGTCCGTGAACTCGAAGCCCAGCTCGCTGAGGTGCTGACTGAACTTCGCACCATCAAAGCTCAACTGGCCCGAAACAGCACCACATCCAGTCAGCCTCCCAGTCAGGACAAGCCCTGGCAGCCCAAGAGTGAGCGCCAGAAGACCGGCCGGTCTTCTGGCGCTCAACCCGATCACCCCGGCAAGACCCTCAAGATGTCCGCGCATCCCGACGTCATCGTCGATCTCCCGGTGACGGGACACTGCACCTGCGGGCAGGCCTGGGATGACGTTCCAGTCGACACCCAGGTCGCTCGACAGGTTCATGACCTCCCCGACCTCCACCTTCAGGTCACCGAATACCGCGCCGACGTCAAGATCTGCCCTGGATGTCGTTCCCGGCAGCGAGCACCCTTCCCCACGCACGTCACGGCTCAGGTGCAATACGGTCCACGGGTCCACGCCTTGACGGTGTATCTGAACGTGGCGCACTTCGTGCCCCTCGAACGCACCAGTGAAATCCTGCACGCGGTCTGCGGAGCACGCCCGAGTGATGGCACCATCGCGCTGAACCTGAATCTGGCAGCGGAGCGACTGCAGGACTTTGAAGGGCGACTCAGGACAGCCCTGACACATCAACCGGTGCTGCATGCAGATGAGACCGGCAGCCCGGTGAACGGGAAGCTGCACTGGATGCATGTCGTGAGCTGCGCGCAGCTCACGTTCTACGGCCAGCATGCCCGGCGCGGCCTCGCGGCACTGGAGCACATGAAGGTCCTGCCGAAGTACACCGGCATCCTGGTCCACGACGCCTGGAGCTCGTACTTCAAACTTCCGGCACAGCATGCCCTGTGCGGAGCTCATCTGTTGCGGGAGCTGCGGGGATTGGCCGAACACCATGGGCAGGTGTGGGCTGGCGCACTTCGGGAATCGCTGAGGACGGTGTATCACGACCTGAACGCCGGGACGCTGAGCCCAGAGGCCCGCACGGCGTTTGAACGGCGATTTGATGAACTGCTTGAGGAGGGCTTGCTGGCCAACCCAGCCGCGCCGCCCGTTCCAGGGCGACGCGGTCCGACGAAGCAGTCACATGGGCGGAATCTGGCGTTGCGGTGCCAGCAGCACCGCGCAGCGGTGCTGCTGTTCCTACATGACTGCCGAGTGCCGTTTGATAACAATCAGGCGGAGCGGGACGTGCGGGCATGGTGCGTGAAACGCAAGGTATCTGGAGGATTCCGGTCCGAGGAGGGTGGGTGCAATTTCGCTCGGATCAGGAGTTACATTTCCACGTTGCAGAAGCAAGGTCTCAGCGTCTGGGAGGGCTTGGTCAGCGTGTTCACGGGTGACGTGCTCATGCCTAACTTCAACCCCTGA
- a CDS encoding F390 synthetase-related protein: MSVVLTLLGALDDARLTFRSRAALDRHHDRLAHDHLRWVAAHSPAVAARFRAAGLPLGRWRDLPPTDKAAMLATFDTLNTVGVTLDRALAVGRQAERTRDFTPTLATPAGPVTVGLSTGTSGTQGVFLVSRAEQARWAGTVLRHLLPGGLWGLLRPQRVAFFLRADSPLYRSVRRRQLEFRFFDLLRPLPDLAAEAQAYAPTLLVGPPGVLRALHRTGIQLRARVISVAEVLDPDDEAALRGWGDVVQVYQATEGLLALPCPHGSLHLNEAHVHFDLEPLGDGLHRPVITDLRRRAQPFIRHRLDDALRLHPDPCPCGQAARRLHSIAGRQDDALHLPGTAGERVTVWPDFLRGALAAVPDLREYRADQTGPHQITLHLDPHTPDTQTHALRAVRDALHRSHADPGRLTLDIRPLDPPPPGTKRRRVTRSWRPE, encoded by the coding sequence TTGAGCGTCGTCCTGACCCTGCTGGGCGCGCTGGACGACGCCCGCCTGACCTTCCGCAGCCGCGCGGCGCTGGACCGCCACCACGACCGCCTCGCGCACGATCACCTGCGCTGGGTGGCCGCGCACAGCCCCGCCGTCGCCGCCCGCTTCCGCGCCGCCGGACTCCCCCTGGGCCGCTGGCGCGACCTGCCCCCCACCGACAAGGCCGCCATGCTCGCCACGTTCGACACGCTGAACACCGTGGGCGTCACGCTGGACCGCGCGCTGGCGGTCGGGCGACAGGCGGAACGCACCCGCGACTTCACGCCCACCCTCGCCACGCCCGCCGGACCGGTCACCGTCGGCCTGTCCACCGGCACGAGCGGCACGCAGGGCGTCTTCCTCGTCAGCCGCGCCGAGCAGGCCCGCTGGGCCGGGACCGTCCTGCGCCACCTGCTGCCCGGCGGCCTGTGGGGCCTCCTGCGCCCGCAGCGGGTCGCGTTCTTCCTGCGGGCCGACAGCCCCCTGTACCGCAGCGTCCGCCGCCGCCAGCTGGAGTTCCGTTTCTTCGACCTGCTGCGCCCCCTGCCCGACCTGGCCGCCGAGGCCCAGGCGTACGCGCCCACCCTGCTCGTCGGGCCGCCCGGCGTGCTGCGCGCCCTGCACCGCACCGGCATCCAGCTGCGCGCCCGCGTGATCAGCGTCGCGGAAGTCCTCGACCCCGACGACGAGGCCGCCCTGCGAGGCTGGGGGGACGTCGTGCAGGTCTATCAGGCCACCGAGGGCCTGCTGGCCCTGCCGTGCCCGCACGGGTCGCTGCACCTGAACGAGGCGCACGTCCATTTTGACCTCGAACCGCTGGGGGACGGCCTGCACCGCCCCGTCATCACCGACCTGCGCCGCCGCGCGCAGCCGTTCATCCGCCACCGCCTCGACGACGCCCTGCGCCTCCACCCCGACCCGTGCCCCTGCGGGCAGGCCGCGCGCCGCCTGCACAGCATCGCCGGGCGGCAGGACGACGCCCTGCACCTGCCGGGCACGGCAGGGGAGAGGGTGACCGTCTGGCCGGACTTCCTGCGCGGCGCGCTGGCCGCCGTGCCGGACCTGCGCGAGTACCGCGCCGACCAGACCGGCCCCCACCAGATCACGCTGCACCTCGACCCGCACACGCCCGACACCCAGACCCACGCCCTGCGCGCCGTCCGGGACGCCCTGCACCGCAGCCACGCCGACCCAGGGCGCCTCACCCTCGATATCCGGCCCCTCGACCCGCCCCCGCCCGGCACGAAACGCCGCCGCGTCACCCGCAGCTGGAGGCCCGAATGA
- a CDS encoding MBL fold metallo-hydrolase, with product MTVRVIPLRAGSCLNLAAITERGAPWRVQAYPAGFTLILHPTRGPVLFDTGYGADVVTAMRRWPGLIYGLITPVQVGPLDTAHEQLRVMGFPPEEVRHIIVSHLHADHVGGLRDFPHATFHLDRRAWEPLRALRGVRAVRRAYLPELLPDDFEDRCTWLDFTDAGVDLHPFAEVADVFGDGLLRAVPLPGHAPGMVGLLAQEEAGLTVLAADAAWSVRAGREGRPVHPLARVAFHDPTQEATSGAALRAFLHANPAARLHVSHDAPEGWT from the coding sequence GTGACCGTCCGCGTCATTCCCCTGCGGGCCGGGTCGTGCCTGAACCTCGCGGCGATCACCGAACGCGGCGCGCCGTGGCGGGTGCAGGCGTACCCGGCGGGCTTCACGCTGATCCTGCACCCCACGCGCGGCCCCGTGCTGTTCGACACCGGCTACGGCGCGGACGTCGTGACCGCCATGCGCCGCTGGCCGGGCCTGATCTACGGCCTGATCACGCCCGTGCAGGTCGGGCCGCTCGACACCGCCCACGAGCAACTGCGGGTCATGGGCTTCCCCCCGGAGGAGGTGCGGCACATCATCGTTTCGCACCTGCACGCCGATCACGTGGGCGGGCTGCGCGACTTCCCGCACGCGACCTTCCACCTCGATCGCCGCGCCTGGGAGCCCCTGCGGGCGCTGCGGGGCGTGCGGGCCGTTCGGCGCGCGTACCTGCCGGAACTCCTTCCCGACGACTTCGAGGACCGCTGCACGTGGCTGGACTTCACGGACGCCGGGGTCGACCTGCACCCCTTCGCGGAGGTCGCGGACGTGTTCGGGGACGGCCTGCTGCGCGCCGTGCCGCTTCCCGGACACGCGCCGGGCATGGTGGGCCTCCTGGCGCAGGAGGAGGCGGGCCTGACCGTCCTGGCCGCCGACGCCGCCTGGAGCGTCCGCGCGGGCCGCGAGGGGCGCCCCGTGCACCCGCTGGCTCGCGTGGCCTTCCACGACCCCACCCAGGAGGCCACCAGCGGCGCGGCCCTGCGCGCCTTCCTGCACGCGAATCCCGCTGCGAGGCTGCACGTCAGCCACGACGCGCCCGAGGGCTGGACTTGA
- a CDS encoding 3-oxoacyl-ACP synthase III family protein yields MNPNDTFLGVRLLATAQALPERRVPTAEVARLCGVPEAVALKRSGVHERRWLSGTETALTLGTQAAREALNRAGLDIGDVDVLLNASGSQLQPIPDGAALYARELGLSGAATYSLHGTCLSFLLALQHAALLIHTGQARHVLIISSEGGSVGLNPHQPESTLLIGDGAAAILLGPPTRPSQGLHATRIETHPAGADHTRISGGGTLRHPNHPGAAPTDFTFDMQGLQVLKLASRVVPPFLERLRPGLSHGLPGITRVIPHQASQAGLDLLRRYNWPEEQVEVTLRTLGNVIAASLPLTLHQAVEARRLKEGDTALLVGTGAGLIAGGVIWEL; encoded by the coding sequence ATGAACCCAAACGACACTTTCCTCGGCGTGCGCCTCCTTGCCACCGCGCAGGCCCTGCCCGAACGACGCGTCCCCACCGCCGAGGTCGCCCGGCTGTGCGGCGTGCCCGAAGCCGTCGCCCTGAAACGCAGCGGCGTCCACGAGCGCCGCTGGCTCTCCGGCACCGAGACCGCCCTGACCCTCGGCACGCAGGCCGCCCGCGAAGCCCTGAACCGCGCCGGACTGGACATCGGCGACGTGGACGTCCTCCTGAACGCCAGCGGCAGCCAGCTGCAACCCATCCCCGACGGCGCCGCCCTCTACGCCCGCGAACTCGGCCTCAGCGGCGCCGCCACCTACTCGCTGCACGGCACCTGCCTCAGCTTCCTGCTGGCCCTCCAGCACGCTGCCCTGCTCATCCACACCGGACAGGCGCGGCACGTCCTGATCATCAGCAGCGAGGGCGGCAGCGTCGGCCTCAACCCCCACCAGCCCGAGAGCACCCTCCTGATCGGCGACGGCGCCGCCGCCATCCTCCTCGGCCCACCCACCCGCCCCAGCCAGGGCCTCCACGCCACCCGCATCGAAACCCACCCCGCCGGAGCCGACCACACCCGCATCAGCGGCGGCGGCACCCTCCGCCACCCCAACCACCCCGGCGCCGCCCCCACCGACTTCACCTTCGACATGCAGGGCCTGCAAGTCCTCAAACTCGCCAGCCGCGTCGTCCCGCCCTTCCTCGAACGCCTCCGACCCGGCCTGAGTCACGGCCTGCCGGGCATCACGCGCGTCATCCCCCACCAGGCCAGTCAGGCGGGCCTCGACCTGCTGCGCCGCTACAACTGGCCCGAGGAACAGGTCGAAGTCACCCTGCGCACCCTGGGCAACGTCATCGCCGCCAGCCTCCCCCTCACGCTGCATCAGGCGGTGGAGGCGAGGCGGCTGAAGGAGGGGGACACGGCGCTGCTGGTCGGCACGGGGGCGGGGCTGATCGCGGGTGGGGTGATCTGGGAGTTGTAA
- the aroA gene encoding 3-phosphoshikimate 1-carboxyvinyltransferase, whose translation MSADGLPEKFDVIVHPAAELRGELRAQPSKNYTTRYLLAAALAEGESRVVGVATSEDAGAMLRCLEDWGAGVELVGGDAVIRGFGSSPRSGVTLNPGNAGAVARFLMGVAALTTGTAFVTDYPDSLGRRPQGDLLEALSRLGARVQSRDGMFPLSISGPVRGGVVEVSAERSSQYASALMFLGPLLPDGLELRLTGDIKSHAPLRQTLDTLAAFGVQASASDDLSRISIPGGQAFRAGRVLVPGDYPGSAAILAAAVTRPGEVRLSNLREQDLQGEREAVAVLREMGADIVRDGDVLTVRGGRPLHAVTRDGDGFTDAVQALTGAAALADGTTTWENVYTLRLKECDRISDTRRELQRLGLTVTETQNSLTVTGTPSLAGGVTADGHGDHRMIMLLTVLGLSAQAPIRITGAHHIRKSYPMFFRHLETLGARFEYPEATRA comes from the coding sequence ATGAGTGCGGATGGCCTGCCGGAGAAGTTTGACGTGATCGTGCATCCCGCCGCGGAGTTGCGGGGGGAGTTGCGGGCGCAGCCGAGTAAGAATTACACGACGCGGTACCTGCTGGCGGCGGCGCTGGCGGAGGGGGAGTCGCGGGTGGTGGGCGTGGCGACCAGTGAGGATGCCGGGGCGATGCTGCGGTGCCTGGAGGACTGGGGCGCGGGCGTGGAGCTGGTGGGCGGGGACGCGGTGATCCGTGGATTCGGGAGCAGTCCGCGCTCGGGTGTGACGCTGAATCCGGGGAATGCGGGGGCGGTGGCGCGGTTCCTGATGGGTGTGGCGGCCCTGACGACCGGGACGGCGTTCGTGACGGACTACCCGGACTCGCTGGGGCGGCGGCCGCAGGGGGATCTGCTGGAGGCCCTGTCGCGCCTGGGGGCACGGGTGCAGAGCCGCGACGGCATGTTCCCGCTGTCCATCTCGGGGCCGGTGCGGGGCGGGGTGGTGGAGGTCAGTGCGGAGCGCAGCAGTCAGTACGCGTCGGCGTTGATGTTCCTGGGGCCGCTGCTCCCGGACGGGCTGGAGTTGCGCCTGACGGGGGACATTAAGAGTCACGCGCCGCTGCGGCAGACGCTGGACACGCTGGCGGCGTTCGGGGTGCAGGCGTCGGCCAGTGACGACCTGAGCCGCATCTCGATTCCGGGTGGGCAGGCGTTCCGGGCGGGGCGGGTGCTGGTGCCGGGGGATTACCCGGGCAGCGCGGCGATCCTGGCGGCGGCGGTCACGCGGCCCGGCGAGGTGCGCCTGTCGAACCTGCGCGAGCAGGACCTTCAGGGCGAGCGGGAGGCGGTGGCGGTGCTGCGCGAGATGGGCGCGGACATCGTGCGGGACGGGGACGTGCTGACCGTGCGGGGCGGGCGGCCCCTGCACGCGGTCACGCGCGACGGGGACGGCTTCACGGACGCCGTGCAGGCCCTGACGGGGGCGGCGGCGCTGGCGGACGGCACGACCACCTGGGAGAACGTGTACACGCTGCGCCTGAAGGAATGCGACCGCATCAGCGACACGCGCCGCGAACTCCAGCGCCTGGGCCTGACCGTCACGGAGACGCAGAACAGCCTGACCGTCACGGGCACGCCCAGCCTCGCCGGGGGCGTCACGGCGGACGGGCACGGCGACCACCGCATGATCATGCTGCTGACCGTGCTGGGCCTGAGTGCGCAGGCCCCCATCCGCATCACGGGCGCGCACCACATCCGCAAGAGCTACCCCATGTTCTTCCGTCACCTCGAAACGCTCGGGGCGAGGTTCGAGTACCCGGAAGCCACGCGCGCCTGA